The nucleotide window CTGTGGATCCATCCTATTTAACTATTGTGCTAATCTACTATAGAATTGAAAGTATAAAGACTGGGATACATTATGTAAAGTGCCTCTGACAGGCTAATCTACTATAGAATTGAAAGTCTTTCCAGACTTCTTTTTGTTTCCATCAGCCTTTCCGCGCTAATCTACTATAGAATTGAAAGATTCGTCTATTTTTTGCTTTATCGATTCTAATAATTCATTTGCTAATCTACTATAGAATTGAAAGATATATACTGATACTCTATATGATTCGCCCTGTTTTGCGGCTAATCTACTATAGAATTGAAAGATATATACTGATGGGACAAACATCTATCTAGTATATTATTGCTAATCTACTATAGAATTGAAAGAATTACTTCAGATCTGTTTAGCTTGTGATTCATAGCATAGCTAATCTACTATAGAATTGAAAGTAATTTCTAGATTGTAACTTTGACACATTTGTATTATACGTGCTAATCTACTATAGAATTGAAAGCAAAGTTCTCTACACCAAAATACCATAGATAAGTCTTCAAGCTAATCTACTATAGAATTGAAAGAGTGTTATTTAGGAAAAGAATATAACATAGAAAGCTTACTGCTAATCTACTATAGAATTGAAAGCCCTACTTCCGCGTAGCTATTAGAAACACTATGACAATGATGCTAATCTACTATAGAATTGAAAGGTTTCTGATAATTTTAGTATTCAAAATATTCAAAATACTGGGCTAATCTACTATAGAATTGAAAGTCAAAATTCACCACGCTGGTTAGTTCGATGTTGTAGAAGTGCTAATCTACTATAGAATTGAAAGAGAGAAGTCAAAAGTGTAGCTAGTACTTCAAGCTCTTCAGTGCTAATCTACTATAGAATTGAAAGACGATTAAGAGGGCTATTGCTATTGTTGGTATGTCAAACCCGTGCTAATCTACTATAGAATTGAAAGCTCCTAGACTCTTTCGCTCCAGACCAAGTGTTAGACTTAGCTAATCTACTATAGAATTGAAAGAAATTTAAGAGGGAACTCATATTATTATTATGTGTAGCTAATCTACTATAGAATTGAAAGCAATCTAATTGCATAAATTCCTATATCTTGCCACGGCATTGCTAATCTACTATAGAATTGAAAGGAAACCGAATCCCAAAAACAAATCCAAAAACAAAAATTAATCGCTAATCTACTATAGAATTGAAAGTCATTTGAATTACCAAAGGATATATTTTGTTATCAAAATAAAGCTAATCTACTATAGAATTGAAAGATGAGAGAAATCAAGATTTTCGATTTATCTTCAAGGTTGGTGCTAATCTACTATAGAATTGAAAGGTTTATAAGCCCGATCCCTTTGCCCCCCTTTTCATGATGCTAATCTACTATAGAATTGAAAGTCTCATCTCCTTCTTGCACACTGTATATCGTCTTAATGTAGGCTAATCTACTATAGAATTGAAAGACATTGCAAATTTCACGGGGTCGTTGTTCCCCAACTCCTTAGCTAATCTACTATAGAATTGAAAGAATTCTTGCTTGTGTACAATTGCTTCATTATTGAGCCTCCCGCTAATCTACTATAGAATTGAAAGGCATAGTAATAGTAGTTGCAACTAGGGCACTGGAACATGCTAATCTACTATAGAATTGAAAGTGTTATTGTATAATATGATTACTGGTTTTAAGTGTTTGCTCCAGCTAATCTACTATAGAATTGAAAGTTTTTTACGATTTTAGCTATATCGTCGCCGTAATATTCTCGCTAATCTACTATAGAATTGAAAGAAGCATCAAGTACACTCCTAATTGCATTAGTATACTCGGCGCTAATCTACTATAGAATTGAAAGACTGGAGTTGGAAAATCCTTCCTAGCAATGTATATAGCAAGCTAATCTACTATAGAATTGAAAGACAGGTAACTTTAGGTCGTCGAAAATCACGGCATAGAACGGCTAATCTACTATAGAATTGAAAGTCACTTCTGTATTCCACCTCCATCTTACCACTTCTTGGGAAAGCTAATCTACTATAGAATTGAAAGAATAAAACACTAACATCATTTACTCAAACAGAAGGAATATAGCTAATCTACTATAGAATTGAAAGATAAAAAAAATCGTAACTTATGACGTTTTAAAATTCGTCTTGCTAATCTACTATAGAATTGAAAGTTCGTAAATTTCACTATCAACTTCAAGCGGACTTAAATAGCTAATCTACTATAGAATTGAAAGCTTTCGATTTCTAAGAAATCATGTAACTTAAGACCATTTTCATGCTAATCTACTATAGAATTGAAAGGTAATTTTCTCATATCTTCTTTTCACATTTTGTACTATGGGCTAATCTACTATAGAATTGAAAGAATCTAATTTTTCTACCTTGTGATTCAGTCATTTTATATCAGCTAATCTACTATAGAATTGAAAGAGAACGTGAAGATAAGATACTTTTCTTTTTATATAATAAAGCTAATCTACTATAGAATTGAAAGTCTTCAAAAATCAAGGTGTTTCCTATTTTTATTGCTTTAGCTAATCTACTATAGAATTGAAAGAATGTTATTGCTGCATATATATACCCGACGTTTATCCCCTGCTAATCTACTATAGAATTGAAAGCTTTGGGAAGTTGCTAATGTAAAATGGTTACAGAACGATAGGCTAATCTACTATAGAATTGAAAGCATATCTCAATTTACTTTCTTCAAGTTTCTCATACACTTCATGCTAATCTACTATAGAATTGAAAGATAATTTATTATTAGTTGAAACGGGTTTAAGGCCAGGTGGAGCTAACCTATTATAGAATTTAAAATATACCACAAACTTGCTATCTATATTTGTTAACCTGTAACAGTTTCGCTATTTCAGCAATTCCCNTTCCTTCTAAGTATTGCCNTAGTCTNGTTTAAATCCTTAGGCTTCTTGCTGATTAGCTTCTTTATTTCCCTTTTTAAGGTCCTCAACACGCTCAGCCCAACAGTCCCCCATTGCTAACACCAGATTTATCCATTTTTAACTCGCGTTGCAGCTATTATGAATATGAAAAAGACTATAAAATTAGCAATATCTAAGACGATTTATCTATATATAAAAACTTATTAGCTATTTAAGTTAAAGTAATTATATGGAGCAAGAGAATGATAACTGTGAAAAAATTATATCTAAGGCGTCATCAATTGCTAGGATAGTAGTTCATTATCAGCAAGCTTATGATATTTTAGATGAGATGGTTAGATTTGCAGACACACCAACTAGGGCTCTTGATTCCGTTTATAAACTTTCCAGATTAATATCGAAGACTTTAAGGGATATAACTACTGATGAGGACATTAAAGATCAACTTTTGAAGGATCAGGTATTACCTTTGTTACCCCTTTGGGCTGAAGATTTGGAAAAAGCTTTACATTCATGTTTTAACGGTAAGGATGGTTCTAAATGGATAAGGGAATTTGCTTCTCTTTCAATTTCACCAGATCGTATAGTTCTTGAGTTAGTTCGTAATGGTGAGAATAAATGAATGTGAACTATGTTAGGGTTAGCGGAAGGTTTGTTGCGGAAGTTAGCGTGCTTACTGGTTCTGATACAATAGGCAATTATAATACACATTCTATAGCTACAGTAACACTTATGAAGGATGGGCAGTTTAGGTCTTATGAAGTCCCAGTTGTTACTGGGAACTCGCTTAAGCATTGGCATTCCGTTTATTTAGCAAAGGTTTATGAGAGTTTAGGAGGTAGTGAACTAAATGAATTCTGCAAAAAAGGTGTAGGAATGAGGGGATATACTAAGGATGCTACTTTTGATAAACCGAACGTTGCAAATGATGAGGAGGAAGCTATAAAAGATTTATGCAATGATATTCAAGGGTTTTTAATACCGAATAAACAGATTAAGAGAGATAGTCTTGTTAAATTTTCCTTTGGAATCCCGGTTTTAGATGAGAATATACTTGAACACGTTAGTAGGTTTAGCGTAACTCATAATAGAGTATCTCCCGTGAAGGCTAAGTCTGAAAGAGAAGAGAAGGAAGAGAAGTCTCAGATGATGATATTTAAGCAAGAGTATTCTACTTCTCCATTATACGGCTTTGCTGTAAGTATGGATCTGGTGTATGTTATGCAACCTATATATCAAAAAGGGAGTGGAAATGTAGATAATACGGAGGTGGAGAAGAGGAAGAAAGCTTCTATCTTAGCACTACTTTATATATTTACTGGCATTGGTTCTAAGCAAGCTAGAGCTTTACCTGTTTCTGAAGTAAAGGAGTTATTGGTCGCGGTATCTGAGAAACCTATACCCAATTTAGTTCACGGTTCTTACCCAGATTATGTTGATAAGTCTATCGACATATTACTCTCCTATAAGAAATTAGTAGGAGATAATAGCTTAAAGATATACGGTTATGGTATTGATTGTAGTAAATATAAAGATGTATTAGAATGCGGTAATTCATTAACTGATATATTTAATAAAATACTAGGAAATGAGGGCTAATAAGGTGTCTGAATGTATTATTTATTAGCAAGGCTAAGGGGGCCATTATATAGTGTTAAAAGACTTGATGTTTATCAAGTGTCTACATCATATCCTTTTATTCCGCCTTCTACTTTGATAGGAGCTCTAGGAGAAGGATTAGGTATTTTAGGCTACTGTGAACCTAGTGATTGTCTAAATTATGCTAAGAAATTAGTTAGGAAGGCAAGGGAAGTGTTTCTAAGCGACGTTAAGATTTCTGTTTCCCCCGTAATACTGAAGAGAGCCAGAG belongs to Thermocladium sp. ECH_B and includes:
- a CDS encoding type I-A CRISPR-associated protein Cas7/Csa2, translated to MNVNYVRVSGRFVAEVSVLTGSDTIGNYNTHSIATVTLMKDGQFRSYEVPVVTGNSLKHWHSVYLAKVYESLGGSELNEFCKKGVGMRGYTKDATFDKPNVANDEEEAIKDLCNDIQGFLIPNKQIKRDSLVKFSFGIPVLDENILEHVSRFSVTHNRVSPVKAKSEREEKEEKSQMMIFKQEYSTSPLYGFAVSMDLVYVMQPIYQKGSGNVDNTEVEKRKKASILALLYIFTGIGSKQARALPVSEVKELLVAVSEKPIPNLVHGSYPDYVDKSIDILLSYKKLVGDNSLKIYGYGIDCSKYKDVLECGNSLTDIFNKILGNEG